A genomic segment from Streptomyces sp. NBC_00459 encodes:
- a CDS encoding MurR/RpiR family transcriptional regulator — protein MGAEEAVGASGAGGHLPDSPAARLQALFEGHRLTPTQRRIAHSMVRRASEVPFLSSVELAELAGVSQPSVTRFAVALGFDGYPALRRHLREVAPAEQSAEPVSCNEYQQAVEAEIENLKHLAEVLADPRPVRRAGQLLAASRPLPVLGLRAAASQAYGFAYFAAKVHPDVRLLHEGGTMIHDRIDAAVRAGATTLLCFALPRHPREVVDTLAYARAAGLTVVTVADSAFAPVAKVSDLLLPAAVGTGLAFDTACAPMLLGRVLLEAMCDDLPDAQARLEEFDTRAATRGLFVE, from the coding sequence ATGGGTGCAGAGGAAGCGGTGGGTGCGTCCGGTGCGGGCGGACATCTGCCCGACAGCCCCGCCGCCCGGCTCCAGGCCCTCTTCGAAGGGCACCGGCTCACCCCGACGCAGCGGCGCATCGCGCACAGCATGGTGCGCCGGGCCTCCGAGGTGCCCTTCCTCTCCAGCGTCGAGCTGGCCGAACTGGCCGGCGTCAGCCAGCCGTCCGTCACCCGTTTCGCCGTCGCCCTAGGCTTCGACGGTTACCCGGCGCTGCGCAGGCATCTGCGCGAGGTCGCCCCCGCCGAACAGAGCGCCGAGCCGGTCTCGTGCAACGAGTACCAGCAGGCCGTCGAGGCCGAGATCGAGAACCTGAAGCACCTGGCCGAGGTGCTGGCCGACCCGCGCCCGGTGCGGCGGGCGGGCCAACTGCTCGCGGCCTCGCGTCCCTTGCCCGTCCTCGGGCTGCGCGCCGCCGCCTCCCAGGCGTACGGCTTCGCGTACTTCGCCGCCAAGGTCCATCCGGACGTACGGCTGCTCCACGAGGGCGGCACGATGATCCACGACCGTATCGACGCCGCCGTACGGGCGGGCGCCACGACCCTGCTGTGCTTCGCGCTGCCCCGGCATCCCCGCGAGGTCGTCGACACCCTCGCCTATGCGAGGGCGGCGGGGCTGACCGTCGTCACCGTCGCCGACTCGGCGTTCGCGCCGGTCGCCAAGGTCTCCGACCTGCTGCTCCCCGCCGCCGTCGGCACCGGCCTCGCCTTCGACACCGCCTGCGCGCCGATGCTGCTCGGCCGGGTCCTGCTGGAGGCCATGTGCGACGACCTGCCCGACGCCCAGGCGCGCCTGGAGGAGTTCGACACGCGGGCGGCGACCCGGGGGCTGTTCGTCGAGTAG